Proteins from a single region of Kluyveromyces lactis strain NRRL Y-1140 chromosome C complete sequence:
- the ALG12 gene encoding dolichyl-P-Man:Man(7)GlcNAc(2)-PP-dolichol alpha-1,6-mannosyltransferase (similar to uniprot|P53730 Saccharomyces cerevisiae YNR030W ECM39 Alpha-1 6-mannosyltransferase localized to the ER responsible for the addition of the alpha-1 6 mannose to dolichol-linked Man7GlcNAc2 acts in the dolichol pathway for N-glycosylation), producing the protein MDGIFDLTTVLTCAVSLHLWYSPYTKVEESFTLQAVHDILTYGVFDVSNYDHVTFAGAVPRSFVGPLILSALTYPFNLTISKDPFRTQMLVRFLIGLTNTVALNRFIVAAKKALTKDQEQKSGKEETTSTTKYTISASDLTNWFGLFTATQFHLMFYSSRPLPNFVMALPLSLLGLSWALEENYRWSIILLSFTAIVFRLEIAVLAVGVALGAFFYEKISLTSIVRTGFIGAGAGIFLSIQVDSYFWNRLTVPEIEAFIFNVVHGESSKWGTQPFFAYLTGYLPMMFIPPTALLLNHLGFKIGPNSFRVVGIAAYFHVLVMSLQPHKEWRFIIYSNPPITLLGATAAAYLFKNIDNKSVTGVAVRFVLLLTPLLSLFISIAFSYISTMNYPGGVALENFNEIIKSQNITDAVVHLDVPVCMTGATLFGQLDDSWNITYDKTEDGTLSSKWPSFNYLITPIDNSSLIPTEDGNRWELISKSQGFGGINTEYLVKTFTEQYANGLDLYVTWERSRDFTFIKEIFDNALAMKDVFYTYQKVPIL; encoded by the coding sequence ATGGACGGTATATTTGATCTAACTACAGTTCTTACTTGTGCGGTGTCGCTACATTTATGGTATTCACCTTATACTAAGGTTGAGGAAAGTTTTACTTTGCAGGCCGTACATGATATTTTAACTTATGGTGTATTTGACGTTTCGAATTATGACCATGTCACTTTCGCCGGTGCTGTTCCGAGAAGTTTTGTTGGTCCATTAATCCTCTCAGCGCTTACCTATCCGTTCAATTTGACTATCTCAAAAGATCCGTTTAGAACCCAGATGTTGGTGAGATTTTTAATCGGCTTAACGAACACTGTGGCGTTAAACAGATTCATTGTAGCTGCGAAGAAAGCCTTAACGAAAGATCAGGAGCAAAAAAGTGGGAAGGAGGAGACTACATCAACCACAAAGTATACTATTAGTGCATCTGATCTAACTAACTGGTTTGGATTATTCACTGCTACTCAATTCCATTTAATGTTCTACAGTTCAAGACCTTTGCCAAATTTTGTCATGGCGTTACCATTGTCACTATTAGGTTTGTCATGGgctttggaagaaaactATAGGTGGTCAATTATATTATTGTCCTTTACTGCTATTGTTTTTAGATTAGAAATTGCTGTATTGGCGGTTGGTGTAGCTCTGGGTGCCTTCTTTTATGAAAAAATCTCATTGACATCGATTGTTAGGACCGGGTTCATCGGTGCTGGAGCCGGAATTTTCTTATCTATTCAAGTTGATTCTTATTTCTGGAACCGTTTAACTGTTCCTGAAATCGAAGCATTTATATTCAACGTTGTCCACGGAGAATCTTCCAAATGGGGTACCCAACCTTTCTTTGCATATTTGACGGGGTATCTTCCAATGATGTTCATCCCGCCAACTGCACTACTTTTGAACCATCTAGGGTTCAAGATTGGCCCAAATTCATTCAGGGTCGTAGGAATTGCTGCATACTTTCATGTTTTAGTCATGTCTTTGCAACCCCACAAAGAATGGAGATTTATCATTTATTCGAACCCACCAATTACATTGCTAGGGGctactgctgctgcttatttattcaaaaatattGACAACAAAAGTGTTACTGGGGTAGCGGTACGTTTTGTCTTGTTATTAACACCTTTGTTGTCGCTGTTTATCTCTATTGCGTTTTCATACATCTCCACTATGAATTATCCTGGTGGAGTTGCccttgaaaacttcaatGAGATCATCAAGTCACAGAACATCACAGATGCTGTGGTTCATTTAGATGTCCCTGTCTGTATGACAGGTGCCACTTTGTTTGGTCAACTTGATGACTCTTGGAATATTACTTATGATAAGACAGAAGATGGTACATTGTCATCTAAATGGCCATCATTCAATTATTTGATTACACCTATAGATAATTCTTCCTTAATCCCTACCGAAGACGGCAACAGATGGGAATTAATATCCAAAAGTCAGGGTTTTGGAGGTATCAACACTGAATATTTGGTAAAAACATTCACTGAACAGTATGCTAATGGCCTTGACCTTTATGTCACTTGGGAAAGAAGCAGAGACTTTACTTTCATCAAGGAGATCTTTGACAATGCATTGGCTATGAAAGATGTTTTCTACACGTACCAAAAAGTCCCAATCTTGTAA
- the RSA4 gene encoding Rsa4p (highly similar to uniprot|P25382 Saccharomyces cerevisiae YCR072C Protein required for cell viability): protein MATLLPPPSKKQRREAQAERGVDLIPKDLPNVLIKFQAFDSGETVGGSLRVPGGISEQQLEELLNQLNGDSADPVPYTFSCLVSNKKKDADEEMVDIRDNLYQSILKPGLKTTEDFLTLVYTPRAIFKVKPVTRSSSAIAGHGSTILCSAFAPNTSSRMVTGAGDNTACIWDCDTQTRMCTLQGHHNWVLCCSWSPDGELIATGSMDNTIRLWESSKGKPYGDALRGHSKWITSLSWEPIHLVKPGDKPRLATASKDGTIKIWDTTRRVCLLTLCGHTSSVSCVKWGGKNVLYSGSHDKTIRCWDMNLNGKCINILKSHAHWVNHLSLSTDYALRLGAFDHKGETPASPEEAQQKALKNYEKVAKRKGDFEELMVTASDDFTMYLWNPLKSTKPITRMTGHQKLVNHVAFSPDGRYIVSASFDNSIKLWDGRDGKFLSTFRGHVASVYQVAWSSDCRLLVSCSKDTTLKVWDVKTRKLSVDLPGHQDEVYTVDWSVDGKRVCSGGKDKMVRIWTH, encoded by the coding sequence ATGGCAACCTTACTCCCACCGccttcaaagaagcaaagaagagaagcTCAAGCTGAACGTGGAGTTGACCTTATTCCCAAAGACCTTCCAAATGTTCTCATTAAATTCCAAGCTTTTGACAGTGGTGAAACTGTTGGAGGTTCTCTAAGGGTTCCAGGTGGTATTTCGGAGCAGCAACTGGAGGAATTGTTGAATCAGTTAAATGGAGACTCGGCAGATCCTGTTCCATACACGTTTAGCTGTTTAGTTAGCaacaaaaagaaggatGCAGATGAGGAAATGGTAGATATTAGAGATAATCTATATCAATCCATTTTAAAACCAGGTTTGAAAACTACCGAAGATTTTTTGACTCTAGTGTATACCCCAAGAGCTATCTTCAAAGTAAAACCAGTAACTCGGTCGTCTTCTGCAATTGCTGGTCATGGCTCGACAATTTTGTGTTCTGCATTTGCTCCAAATACAAGCTCCAGGATGGTTACCGGTGCTGGTGACAATACTGCATGTATCTGGGATTGTGACACTCAAACGCGTATGTGCACGTTACAAGGCCATCACAACTGGGTCCTATGTTGTTCCTGGTCTCCAGATGGTGAATTAATCGCCACAGGTTCTATGGACAACACAATTAGATTATGGGAATCAAGCAAAGGTAAGCCTTATGGTGATGCTTTAAGAGGTCACTCGAAATGGATTACCTCCTTATCTTGGGAACCAATCCATCTTGTCAAACCTGGTGACAAACCGAGATTAGCAACTGCATCCAAGGATGGAACTATCAAAATCTGGGATACAACAAGAAGAGTTTGCCTTTTAACCTTATGTGGCCATACGTCTTCTGTTTCCTGTGTCAAGTGGGGTGGAAAAAATGTTCTATACAGTGGTTCTCACGATAAAACAATCAGATGCTGGGACATGAATTTGAACGGTAAATGTATCAATATCCTAAAATCACACGCCCATTGGGTTAATCATCTTTCACTTTCAACAGATTATGCATTAAGACTCGGTGCGTTCGATCACAAGGGCGAAACTCCTGCTTCACCTGAAGAAGCCCAACAGAAGGCTCTGAAAAATTACGAAAAAGTTGCTAAAAGAAAAGGTGACTTCGAAGAACTGATGGTAACTGCCAGTGACGATTTTACTATGTATCTGTGGAACCCCTTGAAGTCTACTAAACCTATTACCAGAATGACCGGCCACCAAAAGCTCGTCAACCACGTTGCATTTTCGCCAGATGGCCGTTACATTGTTTCTGCATCCTTTGACAACTCCATTAAATTATGGGATGGAAGGGATGGTAAATTCCTATCCACCTTTAGAGGACATGTAGCGAGTGTCTACCAAGTAGCTTGGTCAAGCGACTGTAGACTACTCgtttcttgttccaaagatACCACTTTAAAAGTCTGGGATGTCAAAACTAGAAAACTGTCCGTCGATCTACCCGGTCATCAAGATGAAGTCTACACTGTAGATTGGTCTGTAGACGGTAAACGTGTATGTAGCGGTGGGAAAGATAAAATGGTCAGGATATGGACTCATTGA
- the IMG2 gene encoding mitochondrial 54S ribosomal protein mL49 (similar to uniprot|P25642 Saccharomyces cerevisiae YCR071C IMG2 Mitochondrial ribosomal protein of the small subunit), translating to MLTRVTRSFAAMSPRSFRICTRLQSTQAQQPQQQENSEIELLNELKSEMDKLGPLSDAESAELSALFDSQSPFTVFPKLEDVSPEEVVGAAPFGKKTYFIQRSINGNLPVYTDYKNSNKIVTEIRKIQGDPVQLRNDLQERLPFIPKKYWKVILQSNKIIIEGDATKHVKRALATTF from the coding sequence ATGCTTACAAGAGTTACAAGAAGTTTTGCGGCTATGAGCCCAAGATCATTTCGGATTTGTACTAGACTACAATCAACCCAAGCACAGCAACCACAACAACAGGAAAACTCAGAAATTGAGCTTTTAAATGAACTTAAATCAGAAATGGACAAATTGGGACCATTATCTGATGCCGAAAGTGCCGAACTCAGTGCTTTATTTGACAGTCAAAGTCCTTTTACAGTATTCCCAAAACTTGAAGACGTAAGCCCCGAGGAAGTAGTGGGAGCCGCTCCATTTGGGAAGAAAAcatatttcattcaaagaagtatTAACGGAAATTTACCTGTGTACACTGACTACAAAAACAGCAATAAGATTGTCACCGAAATCAGAAAGATTCAAGGGGATCCTGTGCAGCTAAGAAACGATCTACAAGAAAGGCTTCCTttcattccaaagaagTACTGGAAGGTGATACTTCAATCAAATAAAATTATCATTGAAGGTGATGCCACGAAGCACGTGAAGAGGGCTCTGGCTACCACCTTTTGA